The DNA segment TACGTACTTAATTTAGCCAAATATTTAGTAAAAACATCATAAACTTATGGACACCGGACGCAATTCTTTGCCCGCAGGCTCCTTATGGATGAGTATTTTTCACAATCTGGCATCTCATTTGGCTGCTATGCGTCCAAAACAATGGACAAAAAATCTAGTGGTATTTGCTGCGCCGTTGTTCGCCTTCAGTATCAATTTACAGTCCTTCCTGGGTGGGTTGTTTGCATTTATACTATTTTGTTCTGCCTCCAGTGGTTTTTATCTCATTAACGATATTGCAGATGTCGCCTCTGACCGCCAGCATCCTGTCAAGTGTAAGCGGCCGATTGCGGCTGGGTTGGTGAGTATTCCAATAGCAATTGGGATGGCATTGATTTTACTAGGAGGCGCTTTGAGTATCAGCTGGTGGCGATCGCCACAGTTAGGTGCAGCTATTACAGGGTATGCAGTTTTACAAGTTGCTTATAACCTAAAACTCAAACGCCTAGTGATTTTAGATGTAATTGCGATCGCCACCGGATTTGTCTTACGTGCTTTTGGCGGCGCGGCTGCAACAGACATTGTTTTATCAGCTTGGTTTTTACTTTGTACAGCCATGCTGGCGTTATTTTTGGGCATTGAAAAACGTAAAGCCGAATTGCGTTTGGCAGAAATTCAAGGTACAAAACTCCGTGCTGTACTCAAACGCTACTCCTTACCCCTCTTAGGACGCATGGAAAGCGTAGTCACCACAGGTACA comes from the Nostoc sp. PCC 7120 = FACHB-418 genome and includes:
- a CDS encoding decaprenyl-phosphate phosphoribosyltransferase, which codes for MSIFHNLASHLAAMRPKQWTKNLVVFAAPLFAFSINLQSFLGGLFAFILFCSASSGFYLINDIADVASDRQHPVKCKRPIAAGLVSIPIAIGMALILLGGALSISWWRSPQLGAAITGYAVLQVAYNLKLKRLVILDVIAIATGFVLRAFGGAAATDIVLSAWFLLCTAMLALFLGIEKRKAELRLAEIQGTKLRAVLKRYSLPLLGRMESVVTTGTVLAYALWSSGPALRGASTPWMLITLPFVLYGIFRYQLLSDPQEIAHEGEDHLEKGGRSERPEEVLLKDKGILFTVIGWICTCFLILWLKNQGVIQ